CACCGTCGTCGGAAACGGCGGGCCGGGCATCGAGCGCGACGGCTACGGCAATCGCCTCCGGAACAATTCGGTCGCGCACAACAACGACGAGTCCGAGCAGTGGGACGGCTGTCGGGAGTCCGACCGAGCAGACGCCGTCGTCACGCGCTGGTGCGACGCCACAGTCGTCGAACTGACCGGCGGGTTCGGCAGGGTGACTGCCGATTACAGGGGTGTAACCTCGATTTCGGTCGCGGTCGGCGCGAACAGTACAGTCCCGCCGTCCGCCATCATGGTTCGGTCGAGAGACTTCACGGAATCCGAGCGGTCGGTGACAGACGTGGAGTCCCTGCGGTCGTTCGATGACCCCCGGTCGGGGCGACTGGAGTTCCTCCTGTGGGTGGACGGCGACCACTACGGGTTGGTGGACCTGCGAGTGGTATTCCACACCCCCAATGGTGCTGTGGTCCGCCACGTCACACTGCCGGTCCGGCGATTCCCGTACCTACCCCCGACTGGGTCGTGGGCGAACGTATCGGTCGAGGCAAGCGGGTAGTCGGTCGCGGTCACTCTTCGACGACTTCCACGCCAGTAAACTCGAAGCGCGCACCGCCCTCGTCGCTCGTAGTCACTTCGACCGTCCAACCGTGGGCTTCCGCGAGGTGGTTCACCACCGAGAGGCCGAACCCGATGCCGACGCTGCTGGTTGAGTAGCCCGGTTCGAACACGTCGTCGCGCTTGCCGTCTGGGATGCCCGGCCCGTCGTCGGCGACGAAAAAGCCGTCCGGGAGGTCACCGACGCGAACGGTGGGGTCCTCGCCAGCGTGTTCGTTCGCGTTCCGGAAGAGGTTCTTCAGCAGTTGCCGCAGTCGGTTCTCGTCGGCGAGTATCTTGCGCTCGGTTTCTAGGACGAGCGTCCCGTCGTCGTCCCACCAGTTTCCGACTACGTCGTTCAAGTCGATTGGCTCTGGCTCTTCGATGGAGTCGCCGCGGCGCGTGACAACCAACAGCGCGTCTATCATCTCCTCGATGCGGTCCAGCGCGCTATCGACCTGTTCGAGCGCCGATTCGTCGCCGTCGAACGCCATGTTGAGATAGATTTGCGCGATTTCGAGCGGGTTGCGCAACTCGTGGGCGAGCATGCTGGCGAACGCGTCGAGTCGCTCGTTCTGCTCTCGAAGCTTCCGCTCGCGCTCTTTCCGGTCGGTGATGTCGCGGACGACCCCGACGCGACCCCGCCGACTGTCGGCGAAGTCGAAGTGTTTGAACCGATTCTCGACCGTAATCGTTTCGCCGTCGGCGGTGTAGATGTCTTCTTCGACGCTCGCGGTGTCGAGTTCGCCAGCGGCGAGTTTTCGGCTCATCTCCTCGTTGAGTTGGTCGAACTTCTCGCCGAACACCATCGAAGCGTGTGCCCCGAGCAGTTCCTCAGAGCAGTGTCTCGTCATCGAGACGAACGCCTCGTTGAACAGGACGAACTGCCCGTCCTCGTCGAGGATGTAGACGCCGTCCGTCACCGTCTCGACGACCCGCTCGTACTGCTCTAACTGCTGCTGGCGACTTTTTCGGTCCGTGACGTCGCGGACGACACCGATGCGCTCGTAACCGTCGTCGGTCCGGTTGACCACGAACGTGCCTTCCGCGGGGAACGTCTCGCCGTCTTTCCGTTCGACCGTCGCTTCCACGGTGGCGGACGGCCGCTCGTCGGCGACCATCTCCGCTTCGAGGTCGGAGACTTCCGACGCGACGGCGCCATCCACCAAGTTCCCGGCGACGGACCCGACGAGTTCGTCCGTATCGTAGCCGGTCATCGCCGCGTAGGCGTTGTTCACCATCGTGAACTCGCCGTCCTCGTTCACCGTGTAGATGCCGTCGTCGATGGTCTCGACGATGGTCTCGTAGCGTTCGAGTTCTCGTTCGCGTCGCTTACGGTCGGTGATGTCGCGGACGACGCCGATGCGCTCGTGACCGTCCTCGACTTCGCGGACGACGAACGTCGCTTCGACGGGGAACGTCTCGCCGTCCTTGGTTCTCAATTGGGCTTCGACCGTCGCCGATTTGCGCTTTCCGTCGGCGATTTCCTCTTCTAACGCGGGAATCTCGTCGTGAACGTCTTCGTCTTCTGCGACGATTTCGCTCGTCGGGAACCCGACGAGTTCGTCCGCGTCGTAGCCGGTCATCGCCGCGTACGCGGAGTTCGTCATCGACAGCGTCTCGTCCGGCGAGACGGTGTAGATGCCGTCTTCGATGGTCTCGACGATGGTCTCGTAGCGTTCGAGTTCCCGTTCGCGCTCCTTGCGGTCGGTGATGTCTCCGAAGTACACCGATAGTCCCGTCTCGGAGGGGTACGCCCGCACTTCGAACCACACGTCCAACGGGTCGAAGACCCCCTCGAAGGAGACCGGTTGCTGGGTCTCCATCGCTCGTTCGTACTCTCGTTCGAAATTCGTGCCGAGTGCTTCGGGAAACTCCTCCCAGAGATTCTTGCCGACGAGCGAATCGTCGCTCCGGGCGATCATCTCTCTGGCGGCGTCGTTGACGTAGGTGAACTCCCAGTCGGCGTTCAGCGCGAAGAAGCCGTCCGCGACTCGCTCGAACACCTCGGCGAGTTCGGTTTCGAGTTCCGCACGCTGGCGTTCGAGTTTCTGTTGGGCACGCTTCAGGTCGGTTATCTCCTCGCCAGCCGTGACGACGTGACTAATCGTGTCGCCGTCGTAGACCGGCGTCGCGCTGAGCGAGAGCCAGATTTCTTCGCCGTCGGGGCGCTCGATGAGGACTTCCTCGTTGTGAACCGGTTCACCCGTCTCGAACGCACGGAAGACGGGATACTCCTCCTCCGGGAGTGGTTCGCCGTCCGCGTCGAACACCGTGAACGGGTCGTCGTCGGGGTCCGTGTTCAGGCCCTCGTGGCCGACGCCGAGCAGTTCGACCGCTCGGTCGTTCGCTCGGATGTTCTCGTTGTCAGCGTCCCGAATCGAGAGCGCGACCGGACTCGCTTCGAGCAAGTCGTCCACCAGTGGGTGTGACTCCTCGTTCGATTCTTCGGTGTCCTCCTGGCTCGAGTCCGTCGCGTCGAGGGCGGTCGGTTCGGCTTCGCCGCTCTGCTCGGCCTCTCGGACGAATCCTGTGACGTACTCGCCGTGTTCGAATACGGTCGCCGAGAGGGGGAGTTCGTCGCCGTCGGCGGCGAGACCAGTGAGCACGAGGTCTCCCGTCTCTGGGTCAGAGTCGTGCAATCCGTTCTGAAACCGTTCGCGGCGTCGTTCGGGAACGAGGTCGGTGAACGGACGACCGTGCAGGTCGTTTGCGTCGTAGCCGAACAGCGACTCGGCGGCGGCGTTCGCGTAGACGACGCTCCCGTCGGCGGCGGTCGTCAGAACTGCCTCGCTCGCCGAGGTTATCAGCCCCTCGAAGAAGCCACCGCTGTCCGGAGCGGTCGGCGCCGTCTGTCCTGCCGACTCGTCTGCCGGTTGCTCGTCGTGACCTCTCATGTTGTTATGGTGTCCATGAACTCCATCCTTACCACTATTCCGGTCTACTCGTCGTGTTGATAATTTCGCGAGAACTGTCTCCGGATATTCGCTCTAACAGCTCGCTGTCGTTGTACATCAGACATCGAGAAGCTGTGTCAGATTCGACCACGACTGCCGGACGACGCCGTCCTCAGACCGAGGAGAGTCGCGCGATGTACACCAAACTCAGCACGTGGTCGTCCATGTCGAGGTCCGCTGGGCCGGGCTTGTCGGGGTCGAAACTCTGGACTTCCGAGAACCCGCGCATGTAGTCTCGCAGGTCCTGCCGCGTCTGTTCGGTTATCCAGTCTACGTCCTCGTAGTACGACAGGGCGTTGCCGGTGTTCTCGAAGCCAGCCTTGTTGATGAGGAAGTCCAGCCACTCGAAGACGACGACTTCCGCGCCGTACTCGTCTGGGAGACCGTCGAGGTACGGCTTGTCCGGGAGCGCGCCAGACGCCGAAATTTGGGTCTGCAATCGAAGCAGTTCGTCGCGCTGGCCGTGCCGGAGTACCTCTTCGGGCGCGGCCGGGAGCGTCTCGTCGCTCTCTTCGTACGCGATGGGCGTCTCGCGGTTCGGGTCGGCTATCTCTCGTAGTTCACGTAAGTCGTATCGTCCGGTCTGAGTCGGCATGATAGTCGAGTATGTTCGGGTATCTCAGACCTCACATTTAAACCTTCGTACGGCTGGAAACGAGCGTGCGGAGAAAATCAGCGTCGCTACTTGCGGCGTTTTCGTGCTGCACCGACGCCGACCAGCGCGACGAGCAGGCCGAGCGCGCCGACGAGTTTACCTTTCCCGCCGCCCGACTCGGACTTCTCGAATTCGTCTTCGACGCCGACCGCTTCTTGCTCTTCGTCGCTTCCGCCGCGGAGTTTCAGCGCGAGCAGACTGACGCCCGCGACCAACACGAGGAGGCCGAGGAGTTTGCCCTTGCCGCCACCGCGCTTGCTCGTCTTCTGTTTTTTCTCCGTCTTCGACCCGCCGCTCCGCGTCTGTGATTCGAGGAGGGCCGGTTCTTCCAGATTGATCTCGATAAGTGCCATCGCAGAACGTTCGACGCTAGAAAAGGTATAGATTGCGGCCACAGATTCGAGGACCTTCTCGGAGACTACCTCTGAGTGCGCGTCAAGGTAGAGACGAACCTCAGGAAAGTAGCCCGCCTATCACCAGTAGACACCCGAAAAGGAAGAAAAACGCTCCCATAAATCCGGCCCACTCCGCCTGCTCTTCTCCGGCGGCCTCGGGGTCCTCGCGCCACTGCTGTGGACTGACCCAGTTGCGAACCCAACCCCCCCTCGGGAAACAGCATCGAGTACGCGCCAAAAACCAGCAGGACGGTTCCCGCCCCGACGTACAGTGTGTTCACAACAGATCTCCAACTGGACTGTACTTTTCTGTTCCGACGAATTCACCGCTATTCCAGTTCCGCCTTCGCCTCCCGAAACAGGCCGTCCAGAATCTCGGGCGTCGTCGGATGATA
The sequence above is a segment of the Halorussus halophilus genome. Coding sequences within it:
- a CDS encoding FlaD/FlaE family flagellar protein; its protein translation is MPTQTGRYDLRELREIADPNRETPIAYEESDETLPAAPEEVLRHGQRDELLRLQTQISASGALPDKPYLDGLPDEYGAEVVVFEWLDFLINKAGFENTGNALSYYEDVDWITEQTRQDLRDYMRGFSEVQSFDPDKPGPADLDMDDHVLSLVYIARLSSV
- a CDS encoding right-handed parallel beta-helix repeat-containing protein; translated protein: MGRDAELRDATAVENDGVGVIVKEGGVIETALVRDNAKTGISIWDGDAAVTNSTVVGNGGPGIERDGYGNRLRNNSVAHNNDESEQWDGCRESDRADAVVTRWCDATVVELTGGFGRVTADYRGVTSISVAVGANSTVPPSAIMVRSRDFTESERSVTDVESLRSFDDPRSGRLEFLLWVDGDHYGLVDLRVVFHTPNGAVVRHVTLPVRRFPYLPPTGSWANVSVEASG
- a CDS encoding PAS domain S-box protein, with amino-acid sequence MRGHDEQPADESAGQTAPTAPDSGGFFEGLITSASEAVLTTAADGSVVYANAAAESLFGYDANDLHGRPFTDLVPERRRERFQNGLHDSDPETGDLVLTGLAADGDELPLSATVFEHGEYVTGFVREAEQSGEAEPTALDATDSSQEDTEESNEESHPLVDDLLEASPVALSIRDADNENIRANDRAVELLGVGHEGLNTDPDDDPFTVFDADGEPLPEEEYPVFRAFETGEPVHNEEVLIERPDGEEIWLSLSATPVYDGDTISHVVTAGEEITDLKRAQQKLERQRAELETELAEVFERVADGFFALNADWEFTYVNDAAREMIARSDDSLVGKNLWEEFPEALGTNFEREYERAMETQQPVSFEGVFDPLDVWFEVRAYPSETGLSVYFGDITDRKERERELERYETIVETIEDGIYTVSPDETLSMTNSAYAAMTGYDADELVGFPTSEIVAEDEDVHDEIPALEEEIADGKRKSATVEAQLRTKDGETFPVEATFVVREVEDGHERIGVVRDITDRKRRERELERYETIVETIDDGIYTVNEDGEFTMVNNAYAAMTGYDTDELVGSVAGNLVDGAVASEVSDLEAEMVADERPSATVEATVERKDGETFPAEGTFVVNRTDDGYERIGVVRDVTDRKSRQQQLEQYERVVETVTDGVYILDEDGQFVLFNEAFVSMTRHCSEELLGAHASMVFGEKFDQLNEEMSRKLAAGELDTASVEEDIYTADGETITVENRFKHFDFADSRRGRVGVVRDITDRKERERKLREQNERLDAFASMLAHELRNPLEIAQIYLNMAFDGDESALEQVDSALDRIEEMIDALLVVTRRGDSIEEPEPIDLNDVVGNWWDDDGTLVLETERKILADENRLRQLLKNLFRNANEHAGEDPTVRVGDLPDGFFVADDGPGIPDGKRDDVFEPGYSTSSVGIGFGLSVVNHLAEAHGWTVEVTTSDEGGARFEFTGVEVVEE